The Thermodesulfovibrionales bacterium genome contains the following window.
TCTTTTCAGCACCGCAGGCAGCACAGATTTTTGATATGCCTATGGCATGCCTAAAACTAATACTACTCTGAATATTGTCTCTTAACCCTTTAAGAAGTTTTGAGAAATCTCTATTTTTTAGAATAATCCACTCTATTTTTTCTTTGAGAAGATTGGCGTGGTTAACCTTCTTTAAAAGATTTTCCATAGTGCTTCCCTTTCAGTGAGGTATTTTCCTGAACGGGACCTCTTTAATCTTGGAATTAAATACTATGTTATACTATCCCTATGAAAGTATCAATAAAACAGGACCCTGTTATTGAAAAATTCCTTTCAGGCCTTCATTCGTTAAGAGACAATATTGTGGATATTTATCTTTTCGGTTCCAGAAGCAGAGAGGACTGGAGACCTGATTCGGATTATGATATCCTCCTTGTTCTTAAAAAAAAGGATAGAGACCTTATGGACCGTCTTTATGACATTGTTATGGATATATTGCTTGAAACAGGCAGACTGGTCTCTTTAAAGATATTTACT
Protein-coding sequences here:
- a CDS encoding nucleotidyltransferase domain-containing protein; its protein translation is MKVSIKQDPVIEKFLSGLHSLRDNIVDIYLFGSRSREDWRPDSDYDILLVLKKKDRDLMDRLYDIVMDILLETGRLVSLKIFTEKEFNRLKAIPTPFIKNVLLEGVRLGTSDKGIN